Proteins co-encoded in one Meiothermus sp. CFH 77666 genomic window:
- a CDS encoding DUF3208 domain-containing protein → MKAVKLFQGYLWHPKDLAFDPREALPRQLGEVHVLIDKVRAPMTFFEDGTPTETQQFYQVTLLVRTEQEPAALKPLAERVSRELKPYLEATPQTVGWQLLEDLRQI, encoded by the coding sequence ATGAAAGCCGTCAAGCTGTTTCAGGGGTATCTGTGGCACCCCAAAGACCTGGCCTTCGACCCCCGCGAGGCCCTGCCCCGCCAACTGGGAGAGGTGCATGTGCTCATAGACAAGGTGCGAGCCCCCATGACCTTTTTCGAGGATGGCACCCCCACCGAGACCCAGCAGTTCTACCAGGTAACGCTGCTGGTGCGAACCGAGCAGGAGCCCGCCGCACTGAAACCCCTGGCCGAGCGGGTGAGCCGGGAGCTAAAGCCCTACCTCGAGGCCACTCCTCAAACGGTGGGCTGGCAACTGCTGGAAGATTTGCGGCAGATTTGA